The genomic stretch ttacatttaactagtttattttattctttaaatttatttttaaagtcTAATTTTGATCCCTAACTTAAAACCTAACATAATTAAATAGTAGGTTACACTTCAAATACTTAAGTGCAACCAACTTATATTAAAGGTCTGTTTGGTGCATAGGATAAAAGACAGTATATGATAtttgtatcatatcctatctcaatCCAATGTTTGATGATATATCAGGATAtgataagttaatcctgaaacttatcTTATCCTGTTTCACTAGTTCAAATTTTTATCCTGAATATGAATTGGGTAAGAATTCGGAGGATAGGATAAGAAAATAATGTACTAATTTACtccaaaacaaaatatattttaaaataaaaaattaaatatgataaaaaattaaatatgataaaaaataaataaagattaatttgatattaaattaaaaaatattaataaataatttttaaacaatATGTATGATATTGACATAAGGGTATTTTGTAACTTTATATAATATAACAAATTAAAACCtaataatttgaaatatttaaaaaaatgaatactatttttattttttttaacaatttaaatatattttcttgtAAGGTAGTTTTATCATTTACATATTACATATACATACTTTTATTTTGCTTATCCAACATATATAATagaattcatgatttttttcaaaaaaaatgaaattgtttattttgtttattaactAAATTTTCTTAAAacattttacaaaattatttgaaaaaaatatagttGTCTTGCAATGgtaaatttgttatatatatatatatatatatatatatatatatatatatatatatatatatatatatatatatatatatatatcatatgagaatgacatatttatatgagaatgtgagaatgaatctgaaccattggattttaaaataaatgatgtaggagagagaaaaaaagattcacccataatctgcaccatttattttaaaatccaatggttcagattcattatcacattctcatataaatatgtcattctcatatgatatgacatctatatatatatatatatatatatatatatatatatatatatatatatatatatatatatatatatcctgtgTGAATCAAATacatagtaaaataaatattttctttctaTATCATATCATATCTTTATCCAACTTTATAtatcatattcaatttaattaatatgggtttaatggatatgcacagTGTAAAATTGCATCACAACCATtcacatatattattttataaataattaaaataaaaatcaaaattcaataaatatttaacagCTACGATtcatgacagtgtaaaactgctttacactgtccgtgtatttccattaaatccaATTAATATTATAGGTATTTAAACTTTTTTGTTTTCTACCCAATAATCCTAAAGGTAAAGTTAGCATCATAGCTTCACGGATttaaagaaaacataaataagttaaatttaaataataaaatcaaaagtaAATGACTGATTTGTTATTCAATTGCCGAAAATATTCTAAACATGATATTATAAATAAGTGGAAACTATTATTGGCGTAAACTCGTTGAGTTGTTCCCTCGCAAGCAGGTATGTAAACCCTAAATCTCTTTtcatctcaattttttttattgctttttgaatCAAGTATTTCTCTTAGGCAATTCTCAACCCTTTTTGATTATTGAGTGTTTTGCTCATCATGGTAAATATCCTtttataatttgaattttgaataataaataaatatatgcaatttttttcaatttactGAAGTTACATTAATACAATTTCAAAGTTCTCTGTCAGTGGACTTAGCTATAATTCtggtttactatttttttttctgaTTCTTGTATGTATCCTTTGTTTCACTATAgttaagaaaagaaataaaatctatTTGCCAAACAATGATTGATGTGGAGCCGGATATGATTAGCGGTTTACCAGGTAATGTAATAGATGTGATTCTGTCTTACTTGCCAATTAGGGAAGCAGTTAGAACCAGTgttttatccaaacaatggaagaACAGTTGGCACACACTACCTAATCTTGTATTTGATGGAGAATGTATGGCTCCCCAAGACCCATCCGTTATTGAGAGCAAGTTTTTTAGAATGGTTTATAATGTACTTTTAAATCATTCTGGGCCAATCAACTTGTTCGAGATCGAATATTATGATGATATTAGTCAGAATCTTATGAATGATATTGATCAGTGGATTCTTCATCTAGCCGGAAGGTCTATTAAAGAGCTTTCGTTGCTCATTTATACTGAGGATGAGAAAGAATTCTATAAGATACCTTGGTGCTTATTCTCTTGCCAATGTTTACATCGATTAAAACTAAATTATTGTTGGCTTAAACCTCCAAAGATGTTTGAAGGCTTCAAGCACTTGAAAAGCCTTTATCTAACTATGATTAGAGTGGATCAAAATGCTTTAGAAAACTTGATATCCAGCTGCCCCCTACTTGAAGAGTTGACATTGATGGACATTGATGATTTAACCGAAATTACTATTCATGCACCAAATCTCAACTATTTTTATTTCTGGGGTAACTTTGAGAGTATCACCTTTGACAACACTCTCCAATTGGCTACaatatcaattaatttatttaaggaTTTGGACTCAGAAAGCAATCAAAGCAGATTACATGGATACTTTAGCAATTTGCTCAAATTTTTCGATCATCGACCTCACATTCAGAGCCTAACAATTGGTGCATATTTTTTGAAGGTATAACGCTTGAGCATCTGAATGTTGAATTTGACTAATGGAGTAGATCACGTTGTTTAAGTTTCCCCACTTTCAACCCCTACAAACttaattttaaaatgtttatatatGATTTAGATT from Vicia villosa cultivar HV-30 ecotype Madison, WI linkage group LG4, Vvil1.0, whole genome shotgun sequence encodes the following:
- the LOC131596343 gene encoding F-box/FBD/LRR-repeat protein At1g13570-like, with the protein product MIDVEPDMISGLPGNVIDVILSYLPIREAVRTSVLSKQWKNSWHTLPNLVFDGECMAPQDPSVIESKFFRMVYNVLLNHSGPINLFEIEYYDDISQNLMNDIDQWILHLAGRSIKELSLLIYTEDEKEFYKIPWCLFSCQCLHRLKLNYCWLKPPKMFEGFKHLKSLYLTMIRVDQNALENLISSCPLLEELTLMDIDDLTEITIHAPNLNYFYFWGNFESITFDNTLQLATISINLFKDLDSESNQSRLHGYFSNLLKFFDHRPHIQSLTIGAYFLKYLTVGVVPIKLPTPCNNLRSLSLCINFYDLGQISAAICLLRSSPNLQNLEIFAKLNVSLELGTYCWEDKSFRPDTPIPVRQVTLHWISGIQPELDFIKFLLLYSPVLEKMIVKHLHVVRPELVTELIRFKRLSEKAEVIYSS